One region of Vitis vinifera cultivar Pinot Noir 40024 chromosome 1, ASM3070453v1 genomic DNA includes:
- the LOC100247438 gene encoding ultraviolet-B receptor UVR8 gives MDATRSGTPTVQYHNIPDQPIAAIVTSPLPTFQRQQRHCFGDSSPGEFPLAANPSIVLHVLTACNLEPQDLAKLEATCSFFRQPAHFAPDFELSISELAALDMCLKRAIFRPMMLEEREVLKQRCGGSWKLVLRFLLAGEACCRREKSQAIAGPGHSIAVTVKGAVYSFGSNSSGQLGHGTTDEEWRPRQIRSLEGIRIIQAAAGAGRTMLISDAGQVYAFGKDSFGEAEYGVQGTKLVTTPQLVESLKNIFVVQAAIGNFFTAVLSREGRVYTFSWGNDAKLGHQTEANDLEPHPLLGALENIPVVQIAAGYCYLLALACQPNGMSVYSVGCGLGGKLGHGTRTDEKHPRLIEQFRILNLQPMVVAAGAWHAAVVGRDGRVCTWGWGRYGCLGHGNEECESVPKVVEALINVKAVHVATGDYTTFVVSDDGDVYSFGCGESSSLGHNNGPDGQGNRHANILSPELVTSLKQIKERMVQISLTNSIYWNAHTFALTETGKLYAFGAGDKGQLGVELVANQTERGNPERVDIDLS, from the exons ATGGATGCCACAAGGAGCGGGACGCCCACTGTTCAATACCATAACATACCTGACCAACCAATTGCTGCTATTGTCACCTCCCCATTACCAACATTTCAAAGACAACAACGACACTGCTTTGGGGACTCAAGCCCTGGAGAATTTCCATTGGCTGCCAACCCCTCCATTGTTCTCCATGTCCTCACGGCATGTAACTTGGAACCTCAGGATCTTGCAAAGCTCGAG GCAACATGTTCCTTCTTCAGGCAGCCTGCACACTTTGCCCCTGATTTTGAACTGTCCATATCGGAGCTTGCTGCTCTGGATATGTGCCTAAAGAGGGCCATATTTAGGCCAATGATGCTAGAAGAACGTGAAGTTCTAAAGCAAAGGTGCGGAGGCTCATGGAAACTCGTTCTGAGGTTTTTGCTGGCTGGAGAAGCATGTTGCAGGAGGGAGAAGTCACAGGCAATAGCAGGACCAGGTCACAGCATTGCTGTGACAGTGAAAGGAGCTGTTTACTCATTTGGCTCTAACAGCTCTGGACAGCTTGGACATGGCACCACAGATGAGGAATGGAGGCCTCGCCAAATAAG ATCTTTGGAAGGCATTCGCATTATCCAAGCAGCTGCAGGGGCTGGCAGGACAATGCTGATCAGTGATGCTGGCCAGGTTTATGCCTTTGGAAAGGACTCCTTTGGGGAAGCCGAATATGGGGTTCAAGGAACTAAACTAGTAACAACTCCACAATTGGTTGAGTCTTTGAAAAACATATTTGTGGTACAAGCTGCAATTGGTAATTTCTTCACAGCTGTGCTGTCAAGAGAAGGCAGGGTGTATACATTTTCTTGGGGTAATGATGCCAAACTTGGGCACCAAACGGAAGCAAATGATTTGGAACCTCATCCTTTGTTGGGGGCACTAGAAAATATACCAGTGGTGCAAATTGCAGCTGGATACTGCTATCTTCTTGCTCTAGCTTGTCAGCCTAATGGCAT GTCCGTATACTCTGTTGGCTGTGGCTTGGGTGGGAAGCTTGGACATGGCACAAGAACTGATGAGAAGCACCCTCGACTGATTGAACAATTTCGGATTCTGAACCTTCAGCCCATGGTGGTTGCAGCTGGTGCTTGGCATGCTGCTGTGGTTGGGCGGGACGGTCGGGTCTGCACATGGGGTTGGGGGCGTTATGGGTGCTTAGGTCATGGGAATGAAGAGTGTGAATCAGTTCCAAAGGTAGTGGAAGCTTTGATTAATGTCAAAGCTGTTCACGTTGCTACAGGGGATTACACAACCTTTGTGGTGTCTGATGATGGCGATGTCTACTCATTTGGGTGTGGAGAATCATCCAGTCTTGGGCATAATAATGGGCCTGATGGAcag GGAAATAGGCATGCTAACATCTTAAGCCCAGAATTAGTAACATCACTGAAGCAGATTAAGGAGCGGATGGTACAGATCAGCCTCACCAATTCCATATACTGGAATGCCCACACTTTTGCGCTCACTGAAACAGGGAAGCTGTATGCATTTGGTGCAGGAGACAAAGGGCAGTTGGGTGTAGAGCTCGTTGCCAACCAAACTGAGAGGGGAAATCCAGAGCGGGTTGATATTGATCTCAGCTAG